Below is a genomic region from Deltaproteobacteria bacterium.
GCCTCCGGGTACGAGGTCGCGTCGAGCGGGTCGTGGCCCGCGATCACGCCGAGCAGCAGCGCCGCGTCGGAGCAGGAGCGCGTGATCGGGCCGATCTGGTCCAGCGAGCTCGCGAAGGCGACCAGCCCGTAGCGCGAGACCCGGCCGTAGGTGGGCTTCAATCCGGTGACGCCGCAGAGCGCCGACGGCTGCCGGATCGAGCCGCCGGTATCGGAGCCGAGCGCGGCGGGCACCAGCCGCGCCGCGACGGCCGCCGCGCTTCCTCCCGACGAGCCGCCGGGAATCCGCGTGAGGTCCCAGGGGTTCTTCGTCTTCTGCCAGGCCGAGTTCTCGGTCGAGCCGCCCATCGCGAACTCGTCCATGTTGGTCGAGCCGATCACGACCAGCCCCGCATCGCGAAGCCGGGCGAGCACGGTCGCCTCGTAGGGCGCGCGGAATCCCGCGAGGATGCGCGAGCCGCAGGTGGTGTCGAACTCCGGCGACGCGAGGATGTCCTTCACCGCGACCGGCAGGCCGTGCAGCCGCGAGCGCGCGTGCCCCGCCGCGCGCGCTTCGTCGGCCGCGCGCGCCTGCGCGAGCGCCGCCTCGCCGCGCACGGCGACGAAGGCGCCGATCCGCGCGTCGAGCCGCTCGATCCGCGAGAGCGCCGCCGCGACGATCTCGCGGCACGAGACGTCGCCGCTGGCCACGTGCAGCGCGAGCTCGCCCAGTCCCGCCTTCCCGAGCTCGTTCACTCCAGCACCTTCGGCACGATCATCGCGCTCTCGTCGTGCTCCGGAGCGTTCCGGACCACCTCGGCGACCGGCAGCACTCGCCGCACCTCGTCGGCGCGCAGCGGCGTCTCGATCTCCAGCACGTGCGTCGTGGGCGCAACGCCGGTCGTGTCGAGCTCGCGAAGCGTCGCCACGTAGTCGAGGATCGCGTCCAGGTCGCGCTGCATCCGCGGCACCTCGTCTTCCCGAAGCCGCAGTCGCGCCAGGCGGGCGACGTAGAGCACCGTCTCGCGGGTGATGTTCATCTCCGAAGCGTAGCCGAGCCCCCGGCTCGAGTCCGCCGCTACGACGGGCCGGGACCCTCGGGACCCGATCCGTTGTCCAGGGGGTCGCGCAGGCGCGTGCGGCCGAGCTTGCCCACGCGCACCCGGTCCCAGGCCGCGCGGCCCGACAGCGCATTGGCGTGGGCGAATTTGATCGCCTGGCCTCGGGCGAAGGCGCGCGTGTCGGCGGGCGGCTCGCTTCGGGCGCGCAGCACCGCCTCGGGCTGCGAGAGTCGGCGCAGGCGGCCTCGGCGCTCGAGCCGTCTGGCGCCGCCGCGCGGGCCGAGCTCGTGGAAGCGCAGATCGATGCGCCGCGCGCGATACGCGCGATCGCGCAGGCGCAGGTCGGCCTCGCCGCGCGGGGTCCGGTCGCTCATGACCTCTTCGCCGCGCGAGCGCAGCGCTTCGCGGTCCGCCGCGTCGGGGACCTCCTCGAGCACGAGCCTTCGCTTCGCGAGCCAGTCGATCCGGTCGCTGAGCGAGTCGGGATCGCGCTCGAGCCCCTCCAGGGTCTCGCGCCACATCTCGAGCACCCGCGTCTTCCAGCCGGAGGGCGGCTCGGGATCGGCCTCGAGCCGTGCGCGCACGAAGCCGAGGATCCGCGCCTGGATCTGGAGCGCGGTCGCGCGCGAGCCGTCGGCCAGCTCGTAGGTCGCCAGTAGCTCGGAGTCGAGATTGATCGCCTGCAGCGCATCGAGCGGCCGCGCGAGCACCGGCCAGCCGTCCGGCGTGCCCGCTTCGATCAGCTCGAGCACCAGCGCCGTCGCGCCGACGCGCAGAACCTGCGCCCACTCCGACATGTTCGCGTCGCCGATCAGAAGATGCAGCCGCCGCCGCGCCCGAAGCGCCGACCAGGGCGAGAAGAACAGATCGCGCATCTCGTACAGCGGCCGCGCGTCGTCGTCGGGGAAGATGCGCGCCAGCGCCTTCAGGAACGGCGGCCGCTGCGCCAGCCTGAACAGCGGACCGCCGTCGAAGCCGAGCGAGCCAGCGCCGGTGTAGAGCGTGCGCGTGACCAGGAACGCGGTCAGGTCGCGGCGGATCGCGAGGAAGTGGAAGCGGTCGTACACCGCGGAGTGCAGGCGCATCAGCGGGTAGATCGGCGCGGCCAGGCTTTGGACGCGCTGCGCGAGCTCGCCCGGGTGCTGCTCTAGATCCCGCGCGATCCGCTCCATCCAGGCGAAGAGCCGCTGGCCCAGAGCCGGGCGCACCAGCCGCAGCAGCGCTCCCGCGCCGAGCAGCAGCGTGCCCGCGCCGAGCACGAAGGCGAGCAGGCCGATTCGCAGCGCGAGAAGCCACGCGACCACCGGCAGCGACACCAGCCAGAGCGCGATCCAGACCGGCACGAAGAGCGCGAGCCGAAGCGCGCCGAGCCGGTCCTCGACCCAGTAGCTCTCGTGGGAGCCGAGCGTGTTTCCCTGACTGTCGACGCTGTTCTTGCCCACGCGCGCCTCGCCGCGAACTCCGGCGAGCGCGAGCTGGCGATTCACGTCGTCGCAGAGCTCCTCGACCCGCTCGTCCTTCGCGCGCTCGTGCGCGAGGAGAGTGAACGGGTCGCGGCACTCGGGGCTGGCCATCTCGACCAGCCCGTTCTCGAAGTCCGCCGCGGTGGCCTCGTAGTGGAAGGTTCCGCCGTTCTCGAGGAAGCGGCCGCCCTTCTCGCGCAGCCAGGTGAAGCCGTGCGGGAGCGTGCGCGTGCGCGCGAGCAGCGCGGCCTCGAAGCGGCGGTACAGCTCCAGATTCGTCGGCCGGGACGGCTCCGAGCCGCGCGGATGGAAGATCAGCGCGTACTCCGTCTCGATCCCGAAGACCCGTTCTCTCATCGCGCGACTGACCCTAGCGCGAAGCGGCGCAGCAACGGAAGCTGTGCCCATGCCGGAGCTCCCCGAGGTCGAGGTCACGCGCCGCAAGCTCGCGCCCTCTCTCGTCGGCAGGCGGATCGCGAAGGTGCACACGACGCGCGCGAGCTACTTCTTCCTCACGCCGCCGGCGCGGCTCGCAAGAGAGCTCCCCGGCGCGAAGCTGGTCGGACTGGAGCGGATCGGGAAGTACCTGCTGGTCGGCCTGGACGACGGGCGGCGGCTGCTTCTGCACCTGGGCATGTCCGGTCAGCTCGTAACCGCAGGCGCAAGCTCGGTCCGTCTGCTCTCCGCCTCGAAGCGCGCGTCGCTCGCACCCGAAGAGCAGACGCGCTTCCGCCCCGACGCTCACACGCACCTTCGCCTCGAGTTCGACGACGGCGGCCCGGAGCTGCTCTTCCGCGACGTGCGCAAGTTCGGAAAGGTCCGGCTGCTGGAGAAGGGGGCCAGCGACCCGCGCCTCGATCGGCTCGGCGTGGACGCGCTGGACGTCACCGGCGCGCGGCTCTTCGAGGCGACACGGGGGCGTCGCGTGGCGGTGAAGAGCGTGCTGCTCGCGCAGGATGTGATCGCGGGCGTCGGCAACATCTACGCCGACGAGGCGCTCTTCGCGGCGGGAATCCGGCCGCGCCGTCCGGCGGGTCGACTCACCCGGATCGAGTGCGACGCGCTCGCGCGCGCGATTCGCAAGGTACTGCTGCGCTCGATCGAGACCGGCGGATCGTCGATCAGCGACTACCTCGCGCCCGATGGCGCGGACGGCGCCTATCAGGACGAGCGCCGCGTCTACGCCCGCGGCGGCGAGCCCTGCCTCGTCTGCGGCACCCCGATCCGGCGCGTCGTGATCTGCGCTCGGAGCAGCCATTACTGCCCACGCTGCCAGCGCTGACGTATGATCCCGCAATTGAAGCTGGTCGTGCACTACGCCGAGGTCGGGCTCAAGGGCCGCAATCGCCCGCGCTTCGAGAAGACGCTCTGTGAGAACCTGGTGCGCGCGCTGGCCCCTCTCGGGCGCGCCCGCGCGCGGCGGCTCTACGGGCGCATCCTGCTCGAGGCGCCGGAAGGGGCGGAGCTCGCGGCGATCGCCGCGCGGCTGGAGCGGGTCTTCGGCGTGGCGTACTTCAGTGTCGCCACGACCTTCGAGCCTACGCGCGAGGCGATCACGGCCGCAGTCGATGCGTACGTCGGGAGCCGCAGCTTCACGAGCTTCGGCGTGCGCGTGCGGCGCATCGACAAGGCGCTGCCGTTCCGCTCGAACGAGCTCGCGGGCGAGCTCGGCGCGCGCATCGCCGGGAAGACGGGCGCGCGCGTGGATCTGACGAGCCCCGAGCTCTGGGTGGACCTGCACCTGCTGCACGGCGAGGCGATCCTGCTGCACGAGCGCATCGCAGGCCCGGGCGGGCTGCCGGTCGGATGCTCGGGTCGCGCGCTCGCGCTGGTCTCGGGCGGGATCGATTCGCCGGTCGCCGCCTGGCTTCTCGCGAAGCGCGGTTGCCAGCTCTCCTTCGTTCACTTCCACAGCGCGCCCTGGACCAGCGACGCGTCGCAGCGGAAGGTGCGCGATGCGCTGACCCACCTGGCCGCCTGGACCGGCCCCGCGGATCTGTTCATGGTTCCGTTCGCGGAGCTGCAGCAGACGATCGTGCGGGACGCGCCCGCCGAGCCGCGCATCGTGCTCTACCGCCGATTCATGGTCCGGATCGCCGAAGCGATCGCCGAGCGCGTGGGGGCGCTGGCGCTGGTGACCGGAGACAGTGTCGGCCAGGTCTCGTCCCAGACTCTGGCGAACCTCGACACGATCAACCGGGCGGCTACCCTGCCGGTGCTCCGACCGCTCGTCGGGAGCGACAAGGGCGAGATCATCGACCTCGCCAAGCGGATCGGGACCTACGAGATCTCGATCGAGCCCGGCGAGGACTGCTGCAGCTTCCTGATGCCGCGGCAGCCCGCCACGTGGACAAGGCCCGGGCCGATCGAAGCGATCGAGCAGGGCCTGGACGTGAAGATGCTCGTCGAGGCGACACTGTCTCGCGTAGACCACGAGAGGATCGAGCCCAGCTGATGACAGACACCGGCGCCGACACGGCGCTCCCCGAAGAGTTGACCGGCTTCGAAACGTTCGCCCCGGAGATCCAGCGGGCGGTGGCCGAGATGGGGTGGCTCTCCCCGATGCCGGTCCAGCGGCGCGTGACCCCGGTCATGCGCCGGCGCAGGGATCTGATCGCGCAGGCGATGACCGGCAGCGGAAAGACCGGCGCCTTCGGTCTGCCCTCGCTCGAGATCATCGATCCGACGCTTCGCGCGCCGCAGGTGCTCGTGCTCGCGCCCACGCGCGAGCTCGCGCTGCAGATCGAGAACGAGATCAAGCAGATGGGCAAGTACCTCCAGCTGGAGACGGTCGCCGTCTATGGCGGCACCGCCTACGGGCCCCAGCTCGAGGCCTTCGGCCGCGGCGCGCAGATCGTCGTCGCGACCCCGGGCCGGCTCCTCGACCACCTCGGCTCCGGAAACCTGAAGCTCGACAAGCTTCGCGTGCTGGTCTTCGACGAGGCCGACGAGCTGCTCTCGCTCGGCTTCTGGCCCGACATGCGGGAGCTGCAGAAGTATCTGCCGAAGCAGCGCGTCACCGGCCTGTTCTCGGCCACGATGCCGCAGCGCGTGGTCTCGCTCGCGCGCGTGTTCCTGACCGAGCCCGAGTTCGTCTCGCTCACCTCGGGGGGAGTGCGCGCGCCCGAGGAGATCGAGCACTGGCATTTCATCGTCGCCGCGAACGAGAAGGAGAAGGCGCTGCTGCGCATCCTTCGCTACGAGGACCCCGACTCCGCGCTGATCTTCTGCAACACGCGCGACGACGTCCGCTTCGTCACGCGCTTCCTGCAGCGCAACGAGATCGACGCCGACATGATCCAGGGCGAGATGACGCAGGCCGCGCGCGAGGCCGTGATGAAGCGGATCAAGGCGGGCGAGCTGCGCGTGCTCGTCGCCACCGACGTCGCGGCGCGCGGCATCGACATCAGCGACCTGTCGCACGTGATCTCGTACACCTCGCCCGTCACGCCCGAGGTCTACACGCACCGCACCGGCCGCACCGGCCGTGCGGGGAAGTCGGGCACCGCGATCTCGCTGGTCTCGGGTCTCGACATCGGGAACTTCCGCTCGCTGCAGAAGGTGAACCGGATCGTGATTCCCGAGCGCAAGCTGCCGACCGAGGCCGAGGTCGCCAGGCGCGAGGCCGAGCGGCTCGGCGTCGACATCGAGCACCACCTTCGCGACATCCCGCTGGCCGACCGGCCCGCGCGCGAGGAGACGCATCTGGCCACCGTCGATGCGCTCGCGGTCACTCCCGAGGGACGGCGTCTGCTCTCGGCCGTTCTCTTCGAGTACCTCGAGCATCGTCACGTGGCGACGCCGGTGCATGAGGAGAAAGTCGAGGCTCCCGTCGAGGAGGATCGCGGGGAGCCGTCGCGCCCGCGCAGGCGCCGCCGCCGCGGTGGCGGCGGAGGCCGCAGCTCGCGCTAGCGTGTCTGTGCTCCGCGCGAGAGCGGCTGCGCTCCTCGTCGGTGCCGTGCTGGCCGGGTGCGCGGTCTTCCGGCCGGTCGATCGCGCGTCCGAGATCGCGCCGGCGCTGGCCGATCTGCGCCGCGCCGGATTCGAGTTCGCCCCCGACGTGCGCTTCGTCCACGATCCGGTCGCGGTCTGCGACGGGATCCGCTGCGCCGATCTGGTCGTCGTCTCGGAGCGGCGCACGATCCGGCTCGCGACGACCGCGTTCGCGAGCCGCTCGAAGCTCTGCGCGAGCCTGCTCGAGATCTGGCCGCGCTACACCATGCCGCGTCGCGCGGACGCGACCGCGCTCGCCCGCTCGGCGTGGCTCGTCGCCAGCGACGGCCCGCGCGCGGGCGTGAGCGACCCCGAGGTTCTCGGCGAGGCGCGCTTCGCCTACCGGCAGCTCTGGAGCCAGGTCTCGCCCGCGGAACGCGCGTCGCTGCCATCGCCCGAGTCGCTCCCGACGCCGGGGCGCTGAGCCCTCCGGAATCCGCCGCTCGGCCCTGGTGTATGCTCGCAGACCCACCGAAAGGAGGCCGCATGAAGAATCGCAGGCTGGGCAGGACAGGACTCACGGTCTCCGAGATCTGCATGGGCACGATGACCTTCGGCAGTCAGGCCGACGAGAAGGAGAGCCACGCGATCCTCGATCGCGCCGACGCTGCCGGCGTCGACTTCTACGACGTGGCCGAGATCTACCCGGTGCCGCCCGATCCGCGCTGGGCCGGCAGGAGCGAGGAGATCGTCGGCCGCTGGCTCGCGAAGCGCGGCCGTCGCCACGACGTCTTCATCGCGACCAAGATCGCGGGTCCGAGCGGCGGCTGGTTCCGCGCCGCGGTTCGCGGCGGTCGCACGTCGCTGGACCGGCACAACGTCGAGCAGGCGATCGACGCGAGCCTGACTCGTCTCGGCACCGACTACGTCGATCTCTACCAGACCCACTGGCCCGACCCGGATCTCCCCGCCGAAGCGGTGATGGAGGCGCTCGACCGCGCCGTGCAGGCGGGAAAGGTCCGCTACGTCGGCTGCAGCAACGAGAGCGCCTACGGGCTGACCAAGAGTCTCTGGGCGTCCGACCGCGCGGGCCTGGTCCGCTACGAGACGATCCAGAACAACTTCTCGCTCCTGAACCGCCGCTTCGAGGACGAGCTCGCCAACGTCTGCCGGCGCGAGAAGCTCGGCCTGCTCGCGTACAGCCCGCTCGCGGGCGGCGTGCTCTCGGGGAAGTACGCCGGCGGCGCGTTTCCCGACGGCGCGCGCTTCTCGGCCTACCGCAAGGACGCCGTGCGCGGCGCGGTCATGACGCGTCGATTCGTGAACGAGAAGACGCTCGCCTCGACAGAGCGCTTCGCGAAGATCGCGGCCGACGCGGGAATGCCGCTCGTTACGCTCGCGATTGCCTGGACGCTCGCGCACGACTTCGTCGGCGCGACGATCCTCGGCGCGACCCGCGTCGATCAGCTCGAGGACTCGCTCAAGGCCGCGGACGTGACGCTCTCCGCCGACGTGCTCGCGGCCTGCGACGCGGTGACCCGCGAGCTGCTGTACCCGATGGGCTGATTCCGGGGCTCGACGCGAGCAGCCGCTCGATCTTCTCCGGTGCGAGGACCGTGTAGATGCGCCGCACGCGGCCGGCGGGATCGAGCTCGCCGATCGTCACGAACGCCGGCGCGAAGCGGTCGGTGATCGGCTCGTCGTAGTAGCCGAGGATCGCCGGCGCGGAGTTCAGCCAGCGCACCTCGACTCGGGGCTGCAACACTTGCAAGCGCGCGATGCCGGCGTGGAAGCGCGCGACCTTGTTCGCGCCCACGACCGCGATCCCGGCCGCCGGGTAACGCCCGTTCGTGTCGGTGAGCGTGACGACGTCGCCGGCGAGCAGCGCTTCCATGGCTGCGACGTCGCGCGCGCCGAGCGCCTGCATGAAGCGGCCCATCACCTCGAGCGTGCGCTCGCCGAGATCGCGCGTCGGCGGCTGTCTGCCTGTGTCGTAGCCGGTCATCGCGCTTCGGGCGCGGTGGTGGATGACCCGGACGTTCCCCTCCGAGAGATCGAGCGCTCGTGCGGTCTCCGCGCCCGTGTACTCCAGCACGTCGCGGAGCAGCAACACCGCGCGCTGTACGGGCGTGAGCGCCTCGAGCGCGAGCAGGAACGCGAACGAGACGCTCTCGAGCAGCTCGTAGCGCCCGCTCGTCGACGCCGGTTCGTGCGCGGGCTCGACCAGCAGATCGTCCTCGATCGGCTCGGGAAGCCACGGTCCGCGGTACGCGCGGCGCTTGCGCCGGCGCAGCTCGTCGCGAGACAGGTTCATCGCCACACGCACCAGCCACGGGCGCCACGGATCCTGCGAGCGCGCCGGCGGCGTCTGCAGCGCGCGCTCGAAGGTCTGCTGCACAAGGTCGTCCGCGTCCGCCGCGCTGCCGGTCATGCGGTAGCAGAGCCCGAACAGGAAGCGGCGATTCTCGTCGAAGACCCGCGCCAGCTCCGCGCCGCGCGCGACCGTTCCGCCCGCCCCCTCGCTCATGCGGCCACGCCGAGGCCGCGCGCGGCGACCGCGAGAGACGCGGCCTCGCGGGCGCTGGCGAAGCTCGCGTCGGCGAGCATGCCGCTCGGCCCGACCCAGTCTCCGGCGAGAAACAGATTCGCGATCCCGCCCACCGCGACGGGAGTCCGGCCCGCGAGGCCTCCGCGCGACGCCTGCGGCAGGTCGTGCACGACGACCAGCTCGCGCATCACGCGCCGGACCCGAGCAAGCTTGCGCCAGCCCGGCTGGACCAGGTCGAGCATCGCGTCGAAGCCGGCCTCGAGCTCCTCGCGCGCTGGCGACTCGCCGGGGGCGAGGTAGCGCGCGGCCTGGATCAGCGCGCGCCCGTCGGGCGCGAGGCGGGCCGAGCTCGAGTGCACCGAGAAATAGGTCGGGGCATCGATTCCCAGCGCGAAGCTTCGACTGGGCTCGGGCAGCCGCTCGAGCCCGAGGTCCAGACACGCCGCGCGGACCGGCACGCAAGCCCGCTCGGCCGCGCAGAGGAGCGGATTGCTCCCGTCGTCCACGACCGCGCTCGCCTCGGCCGGCCCGAGCGCGAGGATCACCGCGTCGAAGTCGACGCGCTCGCCGTCGCCGAGCCGAAGCGCGCGAACCCGCCCGTCGTGCTCGACTCCCTCCACGCGCGCCCCGCAGCGAAGCTCGACTCCCGCTCCCCGCGCGCGGCGCTCGAGCGCGTCCACCAGGCTCTGCCAGCCGCCGTCCAGATAGCGCACCCCCGCGCCGGTCCCGAGCGCGAGCTGCGAGATCGCGGCGCCGGCGGAGAGCAGCTCGGGCGCGTTCGCGTAGCCGGTCAGGCGCACGACGGCCTCGACCACCTGGCGCGTGCCGGCGTGGCGCAGCTCGCCGTGCAGGTACTCCGCGAGCGTGACACCGTCGAGTGACGCGGTGTCGATGCGCGGCACGGCCCCGAGAAGCCGCGCGAGCTCGAGCTTCTCGGGGAGCCGCAGCAGCCCGGTCGAGAGCAGCGAGACGAATCCGCCGGGAAGCGCGTGCAGGCGCCCGCCGCGGATCGCGAGCGCTCCGCTGGTCGGAGCGCTCGCGCCCGAGAGCTCGATGCCGAGCTCGCGCAGCGCCGCCTCGGCCGGCCCGCCGCGGTACAGCGCGTGCGGCCCCATGTTGAACAGGAAGCCCTGCTCGTCTCGCGTCCGCGCGCGGCCCCCGGGCTCGGCCATGCGCTCGAAGAGAGTCACCCGCGCGCCGGCGCGCGCGGCGAATGCCGCCGCGGCCAGACCGCCGATACCGCCGCCCACCACCGCCACCGATCCGGTTCGCTCCATCGCGTCTCCTGGCGCGGAATCCCTCCGCTCGAACCTTTCACGCGCGAGCCCGGCGCTTCGTTACACCCCGTCGGACGTCAGGCTGAGGGACGTCAGGCCGAGCCGCGCCGGCAGCTCGAGCATGTCGAAGAACACCTCCGCGCCGGCCGCCTCGAGCTCGCGCGGGTCGGTTCGGGCCGCGAAGCCGAGCACCCGCATCCCCGCCGCGATCCCGGCCTCGACCCCGCGCGGGCTGTCCTCGACCACCGCGCAGGCCCCGGGCGGAGCGCGCAGCGCCGCCGCGGCGTGCAGGAACAGATCGGGCCAGGGCTTGGCCCGGGCCACGTCGGCCGCGCTGAAGATCCGGCCCTCGAAGCGCGGCAGCAGCCCGGTCAGGCCGAGCGTCACCTGCATCTTGTCGCGCCGGCCGCTCGACGCGACGCAGATCGGTGTCGGAATCCGCGCCAGCGCCTCGTGGATTCCCGACACCGGTCGCAGCTCCGCGCGCAGCGCCGCCTCGAGCCGCTCGAAGAAGGCCTCCGTGAAGCCGGGCGGAAGCGCGCGACCGAGCCGGGCTTCGAAGATCTCCACGCACGCGGGCCACGAGTGGCCCATGTAGTCGCGCATCGACGACTCGACCGTGGTCGCGAGCCCGATCGCCGTGAGCTCCTGCGCCAGCACCCGGTTCGAGATCGGCTCGCTGTCGACCAGCACGCCGTCGCAGTCGAAGATCACGAGCTCAGGCGGCGCGGAGCGCTTCGGACTCATGCCTCGGCGGGCTCCGCGACGAGCTTGTATCCGAACGAGCGCACCGAGAGCAGGTGGCGCGGAGTGGAGGGATCCGGCTCGATCAGCTTGCGCAGCCGCAGCACGAAGGTGTCGACCACGCGCGTGCGCGTGTCGGGGTTCAGATCCCAGACCTCCTGCAGGATCTCGCCGCGCGAGACCGCGGTGCCTCGCCGCGACCAGAGCAGGAGCAGGAGCGCCTGCTCCTTGGCCGTGATCGAGATGGTGCGTCCGCCGCGCTCGAGCTCGAAGCGGTCGGGGTGGACCGTGGCGCTGCCGACCACGAACGGCGCGGGCGGCTCGCTGTCTTCGTCCGGGCGCTGGATCCGGCGCAGCAGCGTGCGAGCGCGCGCGAGCAGCACCGGCAGCGAGAACGGCTTGGTCAGGTAGTCGTCGGCGCCGAGGTCGAGCCCGCGCACGATGTCGGCGGCCGCGTCGCGCGCGGTGAGCAGCAGCACGGGGACGCGATTCTCGGCCTTGCGCAGGCGCGAGACGACGTCGAAGCCGGAGATGCCCGGCAGCATCACGTCGAGCAGAACCAGATCGATCGCCGGCGCGCTCACATCGGCGAGCCGCGCGAGCGCGGCTTCTCCGCGCTCCAGGAGCTCGACGCGGTATCCCTCGGCCTCCAGATTGAAGGCCAGGCCGCGTGCGAGGTGCTCCTCGTCCTCAACGACGAGGACGCGTTCGTCCATCGACATTTCCGGGAAGCGTCAGGATGAAGCGGCTGCCCTTGCCCTCGCCCTCGCTCTCGGCGCGCACGCTGCCGCCGTGAGCGCGCGCGACGTTGCGAACGATGTACAGCCCGAGGCCCAGGCCGCGCGCCGCGCGCACCGTCTCCTGCTGCAAGCGCGAGAAGCGCTGGAACACGCGATCGAGCCCGGACGCTGGAATGCCCACGCCCAGGTCCGCGACCTCGATCTCGAGCTTGCGCGCGGACACCGGGCGCACGCGCACGTCCACGCGCACGTCCTCGCCGGCGTAGCGGACCGCGTTGTCGATCAGGTTCCGAAACGCCACTCGAAGCTGCTCCGCGTCGCCCTTCACGCGCGCTCCGGCCGGCACCTCGAGCGTGAGCGCCTTTTCCGCCAGTCCGAAGCGCTCGCGCGCGTCGTCCGCGCAATCGGCGAGCAGCCGCGCGATCTCGACCGGCTCGCGCGAGCCGCGCTTGGGCTCGGTTCGCGCCGCGCTCAGGATCTGGTCGATCGTGCGCTGCAGCCGGTCCAGGTCGTCGGCCATGATCTCCAGGAACTCGCTCCGGCGCGACTCGGGCAGCGAGTGGCCGCGGAGCGTGTCGAGATACAGCCGGAGCGACGCCAGCGGCGTGTGCAGCTCGTGCGTCACCGCGTCCATGAAGTTCTGCTGCCGCTGGTTCAAGCGGATCTCGCGCACCAGCCAGACGGCCTGGAGGATCAGCACGGTGATGATCAGCGTGAAGAAGATCGAGCCCAGGATCAGCAGCGACCAGTGGACCGCGGTGAATCCCTCGGCGAAGGCCTCGAACTCGCGCACGACCAGGATCTGCCAGCCGATCGTCAACACGACCGTGATCACGACGATGGCGACGGTGAGCGTGATCGGGATCGAGACTCGCGGGGCGGCGCGCATCGGCTGCGGATTGTACGCGCCTGCCGGGGCCTGTGTAAGATGCGCCGATGCGGGGGAGGTTGGGCTCACGGATCGGCGCGCTCGCGCTCGCGGCGCTGCTCGCCGCGCCCGCGCGCGCGGAGCTCGATGCCGAGGACGTCGAGATCCGCGTGCTGCTCGCCGAGCAGCAGGCCGAGATGGAGACGCTGCTCGCCGACTGGGTGGACCGGAACACCGGAACCTGGAACACGGCCGGGCTCGAGGCGTTCGCGCCGCTCGTGGCCGAGCAGCTCACCGCGCTCGGCTTCGAGGTCTCGGTCGAGCCGGGCGTGCCGCTCGAGTACCCGGGCCGGAAGGACGCGCGCACCGGGCCGCTGATCGTGGCGCAGCGCAAGGCGCAGATCGCGCCGGAGCGGGCGCGTCACTTCCTGCTCGTGGGCCACGCCGACAGCGTCTTCGAGCCGGACGCGGCGTTCCAGAAATTCTCGCCCGACCCGCTGCGCCCGCGCCGCGCGCTCGGCCCGGGCGTGATCGACATGAAGGGCGGTCTGGTCGTGATGCTCTACGCGCTCCGCGCGCTCGCGGGGAGCGGCGACCTGGCGCGCGCGGACTACACGGTGCTCGTGAACTCCGACGAGGAGATCGGCTCGCTCGGCTCGCGCCCCCGGATCGAGGCCGAGGCGAAGCGCGCGCAGATCGGCTTCGTCTTCGAGCCCTCGCCCGAGAACGGCGAGATGGCGCGCTCGCGGAGCGGCGTCGGCCAGTTCCAGCTCTCGGTCGAAGGCGTCGCCTCGCACGTCGCCACGTCGCAGCGCGACGGGCGCAGCGCGATCGTCGCGCTGGCCCGCAAGGTGATCAATATCGAGTCGCTCACCGACTACGAGCGCGGGGTGATCCTGAACGTCGGCACGATCTCCGGCGGCACCAAGCGCAACATCGTTCCCGCGCACGCCGAGGCCTGGATCGACCTGCGCTACGACGAGCTCGCACAGGGCCAGGAAGTGCAGCGCGAGCTCGAGCGGGG
It encodes:
- a CDS encoding FAD-dependent oxidoreductase → MERTGSVAVVGGGIGGLAAAAFAARAGARVTLFERMAEPGGRARTRDEQGFLFNMGPHALYRGGPAEAALRELGIELSGASAPTSGALAIRGGRLHALPGGFVSLLSTGLLRLPEKLELARLLGAVPRIDTASLDGVTLAEYLHGELRHAGTRQVVEAVVRLTGYANAPELLSAGAAISQLALGTGAGVRYLDGGWQSLVDALERRARGAGVELRCGARVEGVEHDGRVRALRLGDGERVDFDAVILALGPAEASAVVDDGSNPLLCAAERACVPVRAACLDLGLERLPEPSRSFALGIDAPTYFSVHSSSARLAPDGRALIQAARYLAPGESPAREELEAGFDAMLDLVQPGWRKLARVRRVMRELVVVHDLPQASRGGLAGRTPVAVGGIANLFLAGDWVGPSGMLADASFASAREAASLAVAARGLGVAA
- a CDS encoding HAD family hydrolase; its protein translation is MSPKRSAPPELVIFDCDGVLVDSEPISNRVLAQELTAIGLATTVESSMRDYMGHSWPACVEIFEARLGRALPPGFTEAFFERLEAALRAELRPVSGIHEALARIPTPICVASSGRRDKMQVTLGLTGLLPRFEGRIFSAADVARAKPWPDLFLHAAAALRAPPGACAVVEDSPRGVEAGIAAGMRVLGFAARTDPRELEAAGAEVFFDMLELPARLGLTSLSLTSDGV
- a CDS encoding response regulator transcription factor, with product MSMDERVLVVEDEEHLARGLAFNLEAEGYRVELLERGEAALARLADVSAPAIDLVLLDVMLPGISGFDVVSRLRKAENRVPVLLLTARDAAADIVRGLDLGADDYLTKPFSLPVLLARARTLLRRIQRPDEDSEPPAPFVVGSATVHPDRFELERGGRTISITAKEQALLLLLWSRRGTAVSRGEILQEVWDLNPDTRTRVVDTFVLRLRKLIEPDPSTPRHLLSVRSFGYKLVAEPAEA
- a CDS encoding sensor histidine kinase gives rise to the protein MRAAPRVSIPITLTVAIVVITVVLTIGWQILVVREFEAFAEGFTAVHWSLLILGSIFFTLIITVLILQAVWLVREIRLNQRQQNFMDAVTHELHTPLASLRLYLDTLRGHSLPESRRSEFLEIMADDLDRLQRTIDQILSAARTEPKRGSREPVEIARLLADCADDARERFGLAEKALTLEVPAGARVKGDAEQLRVAFRNLIDNAVRYAGEDVRVDVRVRPVSARKLEIEVADLGVGIPASGLDRVFQRFSRLQQETVRAARGLGLGLYIVRNVARAHGGSVRAESEGEGKGSRFILTLPGNVDGRTRPRR
- a CDS encoding M20 family metallopeptidase, with translation MRGRLGSRIGALALAALLAAPARAELDAEDVEIRVLLAEQQAEMETLLADWVDRNTGTWNTAGLEAFAPLVAEQLTALGFEVSVEPGVPLEYPGRKDARTGPLIVAQRKAQIAPERARHFLLVGHADSVFEPDAAFQKFSPDPLRPRRALGPGVIDMKGGLVVMLYALRALAGSGDLARADYTVLVNSDEEIGSLGSRPRIEAEAKRAQIGFVFEPSPENGEMARSRSGVGQFQLSVEGVASHVATSQRDGRSAIVALARKVINIESLTDYERGVILNVGTISGGTKRNIVPAHAEAWIDLRYDELAQGQEVQRELERGRGNQRLALGHAAPAAEARDARGREAPRRSPPGLGRAALPGARARALRRRHRRLDHGRGRPSHARFDGRAWRRCPHGRGVHRASQPVRARDARGAR